One Streptomyces coeruleorubidus DNA segment encodes these proteins:
- a CDS encoding HelD family protein has protein sequence MTSTEPALQHVLDQERAHHERCRAALAAMVEGAGEQVVIGEDVSASGADAEVLGYRLRSRAKALRELPEGPLFFGALHGGDGQLHIGRLRISEHPAKPPLVVDWRAPVSRAFYQASARDPQGVAVRRRFGWAPGSRGDSGDLTGLEDEQLGQGEVRDSEIVAREIERPRVGPMRDIAATIQPEQDDLVRGDLAVSVCVQGAPGTGKTAVGLHRAAYLLYTHPQRIRRGGLLILGPNRTFLSYIAEVLPALGETGVRQSTLGEEIARWPVRGVDDEAAAVVKHDVRMAEVLRRALYARVRTEGAGSLAVPDGSYRWRVPEAELARIVAGVREEEPPYGVGRERVRARIVRSLREQVERRAGPPGQAWVRRVERARPVSAYVDAVCPRVRPEEVVAELLGGEAALASAAEGLLDAGEQRALLWTRPPRSWKSARWSAADLVLLDEVAGLIEHPEGYGHVVVDEAQDLSPMECRAIARRARFGSLTVLGDLAQGTTPWAARSWRTVLSHLGKPDAAVVELTTGFRVPNAVVGLANRLLERLDVDVPAARSLRGDGELRERETTVDDVPGAVVAAVRDALGREGSVGVVAADADVPRVRAALEAAGIEAAGPDELGARVSLVPASVVKGLEYDHVVAVEPAAIAEAEERGLHRLYVVLTRAVSRLEVVRGWPLPF, from the coding sequence ATGACGTCGACCGAGCCTGCCCTTCAGCACGTCCTCGACCAGGAACGCGCCCACCACGAACGCTGCCGGGCCGCCCTCGCCGCGATGGTCGAGGGCGCCGGTGAGCAGGTCGTCATCGGGGAGGACGTCTCCGCGTCCGGTGCCGATGCCGAAGTCCTCGGGTACCGGCTGCGCAGCCGGGCCAAGGCGCTGCGGGAACTGCCCGAGGGGCCGCTGTTCTTCGGGGCCCTGCACGGTGGGGACGGGCAGTTGCACATCGGGCGGCTGCGGATCTCCGAGCACCCGGCAAAACCGCCCCTCGTCGTCGACTGGCGGGCACCCGTCTCGCGCGCCTTCTACCAGGCCTCCGCCCGTGACCCGCAGGGCGTCGCCGTGCGCCGGCGGTTCGGGTGGGCGCCCGGCAGCCGGGGCGACTCCGGTGACCTCACCGGCCTGGAGGACGAGCAGCTGGGGCAGGGGGAGGTCCGCGACAGTGAGATCGTCGCCCGGGAGATCGAACGGCCCCGCGTCGGGCCCATGCGGGACATCGCCGCGACCATCCAGCCCGAGCAGGACGACCTCGTACGCGGGGACCTGGCGGTGTCGGTGTGCGTGCAGGGGGCGCCCGGCACCGGCAAGACCGCCGTGGGACTGCACCGGGCGGCGTATCTGCTGTACACGCACCCGCAGCGCATCCGGCGCGGCGGTCTGCTGATCCTCGGGCCCAACCGCACCTTCCTGTCGTACATCGCCGAAGTGCTGCCCGCGCTCGGCGAGACGGGGGTCCGGCAGTCGACCCTGGGGGAGGAGATCGCGCGGTGGCCGGTCCGTGGTGTGGACGACGAGGCCGCCGCCGTCGTCAAGCACGACGTCCGGATGGCGGAGGTGCTGCGGCGGGCGCTGTACGCGCGGGTGCGCACCGAGGGGGCCGGTTCGCTCGCCGTGCCGGACGGGTCCTACCGGTGGCGGGTGCCCGAGGCGGAACTGGCGCGGATCGTGGCCGGCGTGCGGGAGGAGGAACCGCCGTACGGAGTGGGGCGGGAGCGGGTGCGGGCGCGGATCGTGCGGAGTCTGCGCGAGCAGGTCGAGCGGCGGGCCGGTCCGCCGGGCCAGGCCTGGGTGCGCCGGGTCGAGCGGGCCCGGCCCGTGTCCGCGTACGTCGATGCCGTCTGCCCCCGGGTGCGGCCCGAGGAGGTCGTGGCCGAACTGCTCGGCGGCGAGGCGGCGTTGGCGTCGGCCGCCGAGGGGCTGCTCGACGCCGGTGAGCAGCGGGCGCTGCTGTGGACCAGGCCGCCGCGGTCGTGGAAGTCGGCGCGCTGGTCGGCCGCCGATCTGGTGCTCCTCGACGAGGTCGCCGGGCTGATCGAGCACCCGGAGGGATACGGGCACGTCGTCGTCGACGAGGCGCAGGACCTGTCCCCGATGGAGTGCCGGGCCATCGCCCGCCGGGCGCGCTTCGGTTCGCTGACGGTACTGGGCGACCTGGCGCAGGGGACGACGCCGTGGGCGGCACGGTCGTGGCGGACGGTCCTGTCGCACCTGGGGAAACCGGACGCGGCCGTGGTCGAGCTGACCACCGGCTTCCGCGTGCCGAATGCGGTCGTCGGTCTCGCCAACCGGCTGCTGGAGCGACTGGACGTGGACGTCCCGGCGGCCCGTTCGCTGCGCGGGGACGGGGAGTTGCGGGAGCGGGAGACCACGGTGGACGACGTGCCCGGGGCGGTCGTGGCGGCCGTCCGGGACGCGCTGGGGCGGGAGGGCTCGGTCGGGGTCGTCGCGGCGGACGCCGACGTGCCCCGGGTCCGGGCGGCCCTGGAGGCGGCCGGCATCGAGGCCGCGGGCCCGGACGAACTCGGTGCCCGCGTGTCCCTGGTGCCCGCGAGCGTCGTCAAGGGCCTCGAGTACGACCATGTCGTGGCCGTCGAGCCGGCGGCGATCGCCGAGGCGGAGGAACGGGGGCTGCACCGGCTGTACGTGGTGCTGACGCGGGCGGTGTCGCGGCTGGAGGTGGTGCGGGGGTGGCCGTTGCCGTTCTAG
- a CDS encoding aminoglycoside phosphotransferase family protein yields MSGDPNLVKGPLKGYHHETYVLALPGGTRTVKVREPRSEILWFDRRCFRSEEELLRALQGHIGRVPGIVDVAGMALQGFIEGRTLGEQRRPGRRVPDSAFDQIVDLFREMVRITPEMLSVERRCEHRDRAEDGDSAGFLERLIVFVEEQVYRKNHTAFAGLFSALGISEESFTLLRKHVLGLQERPFCLLHADLHRENFVLDPKGRLWAIDWELAMLGDPLYDLATHLYLMRYPGDQESRIVREWCDLVERIRPGSSSGWERDLPLILGFKRAQSVFTDVIRVSLSLREDAGFNWVALPVAAGKLQKILAAAAQPLGLAQVPSRAQIMAALIRWHGEMEAARGDREAAQGDRPVLTESGTS; encoded by the coding sequence ATGAGCGGCGACCCGAACCTGGTCAAGGGACCGCTCAAGGGGTACCACCACGAGACCTACGTCCTCGCGTTGCCCGGTGGGACACGAACCGTCAAGGTCCGTGAGCCGCGCTCGGAGATCCTGTGGTTCGACCGGAGGTGCTTCAGGTCGGAGGAGGAGCTGCTCCGCGCCCTCCAGGGGCACATCGGCCGGGTCCCCGGCATCGTCGATGTCGCAGGCATGGCACTTCAGGGCTTCATCGAGGGACGGACACTCGGTGAGCAGCGGCGGCCGGGGCGGCGCGTTCCCGACTCGGCGTTCGACCAGATCGTCGATCTCTTCCGGGAGATGGTGCGCATCACGCCGGAGATGCTGAGCGTGGAGCGGCGCTGTGAGCACCGGGACCGCGCCGAGGACGGGGACAGCGCCGGCTTTCTGGAACGTCTGATCGTCTTCGTCGAGGAGCAGGTCTACAGGAAGAACCACACGGCGTTCGCCGGCCTGTTCAGCGCGCTCGGTATCTCGGAGGAATCGTTCACCCTTCTGAGGAAGCACGTGCTGGGGCTCCAGGAGCGCCCGTTCTGCCTTCTGCACGCGGATCTGCACCGTGAGAACTTCGTCCTCGATCCGAAGGGCCGGCTCTGGGCCATCGACTGGGAGCTCGCGATGCTGGGCGATCCGCTCTACGACCTGGCCACCCACCTCTACCTGATGCGCTATCCGGGCGATCAGGAGAGCCGTATCGTCCGTGAATGGTGCGACCTGGTCGAGCGGATCCGGCCGGGCAGCTCGTCGGGGTGGGAGCGGGACCTGCCGCTGATCCTCGGCTTCAAGCGGGCGCAGTCGGTCTTCACCGATGTCATCCGGGTGTCGCTGTCCCTGCGCGAGGACGCCGGCTTCAACTGGGTGGCCCTGCCCGTGGCCGCCGGCAAGCTGCAGAAGATCCTCGCCGCCGCCGCACAGCCGCTCGGCCTGGCGCAGGTGCCGAGCCGTGCGCAGATCATGGCCGCACTGATCCGCTGGCACGGTGAGATGGAGGCGGCGCGGGGAGATCGAGAGGCGGCACAGGGGGACCGGCCCGTGCTCACCGAGTCGGGCACTTCCTGA
- a CDS encoding TetR family transcriptional regulator produces MSEIGLRERKKQRMYQVVSDTAIRLFLEKGFDAVSVAEVAAAAEISKPTLFRYFPAKEDLVLYRIADHEGEAARVVAGAEEPPVEALRRHFLEGLERGDPVTGLNDDPRVLAFHRLLYGTPSLVARAHTHQERSEAALAEVLGGDLDARLAAGQIMAVLRVLALENWRRIAAGERVADVRPDAVAAAERAFGWLAAGLPPTVQGGRASQT; encoded by the coding sequence ATGAGCGAGATCGGGCTGCGCGAGCGCAAGAAGCAGCGGATGTACCAGGTCGTGTCGGACACCGCGATCCGGCTCTTCCTGGAGAAGGGTTTCGACGCGGTGTCCGTCGCCGAGGTGGCGGCGGCGGCCGAGATCTCCAAGCCGACGCTGTTCCGGTACTTCCCGGCGAAGGAGGATCTGGTGCTGTACCGGATCGCCGACCACGAGGGGGAGGCCGCGCGGGTGGTGGCGGGAGCGGAGGAGCCGCCCGTGGAGGCCTTGCGGCGGCATTTCCTGGAGGGGCTGGAGCGGGGGGATCCCGTGACCGGACTCAACGACGACCCCCGGGTGCTCGCCTTCCACAGGCTGCTCTACGGGACGCCCTCCCTGGTCGCCCGGGCGCACACGCATCAGGAGCGGTCCGAGGCCGCGCTCGCCGAGGTGCTGGGCGGGGATCTGGACGCGCGGCTGGCGGCCGGGCAGATCATGGCCGTGCTGCGGGTGCTCGCGCTGGAGAACTGGCGGCGGATCGCGGCGGGGGAGCGGGTGGCGGACGTGCGGCCGGATGCGGTGGCGGCGGCGGAGCGGGCGTTCGGGTGGCTGGCGGCGGGGCTGCCGCCGACCGTCCAGGGCGGCAGGGCCAGCCAGACGTAA
- a CDS encoding HAD family hydrolase — MTVETENDQHHLLTLIKGARVVLWDFDGPICRLFAGHSADRVASDLVSWLEGRGLHGLLTDAERESLDPHVVLRAVDRRHPGSDLVAELEERLTQEELRAASSAMPTPYADPLIRTWSAVGSRLAIATNNSPRVVRKYLDSRGLVGCFAPHVYGRTQELHHLKPDPHCLNRALNATGAAPADALMIGDTPSDHEAAAQAGVPFLGYARNPRKAKILREAGADTVVESLEPVLELLRRG; from the coding sequence GTGACGGTCGAGACCGAGAACGATCAGCACCATCTCCTGACTCTGATCAAAGGCGCCCGTGTCGTGCTCTGGGACTTCGACGGGCCCATCTGCCGTCTGTTCGCCGGGCACTCGGCGGACCGGGTGGCGAGCGACCTGGTGTCCTGGCTGGAGGGCCGGGGCCTGCACGGCCTGCTGACGGACGCGGAACGCGAGTCGCTCGACCCGCATGTCGTCCTGCGCGCCGTGGACCGCCGGCATCCCGGCAGCGACCTCGTCGCCGAGCTGGAGGAACGCCTCACCCAGGAGGAACTGCGGGCCGCGTCCTCGGCGATGCCGACCCCGTACGCGGATCCGCTGATACGCACCTGGTCGGCGGTGGGCTCCCGCCTCGCGATCGCCACCAACAACTCCCCGCGGGTGGTGCGCAAGTACCTCGACAGCCGCGGCCTCGTCGGCTGCTTCGCCCCCCACGTCTACGGCCGCACCCAGGAGCTCCACCACCTGAAGCCGGACCCCCACTGCCTCAACCGTGCGCTGAACGCCACGGGCGCCGCCCCCGCCGACGCCCTGATGATCGGCGACACCCCCTCGGACCACGAGGCCGCGGCACAGGCCGGGGTGCCGTTCCTCGGGTACGCGCGCAACCCCCGGAAAGCCAAGATCCTGAGGGAAGCGGGAGCCGACACCGTCGTCGAATCCCTGGAGCCCGTACTGGAGCTGCTGCGGCGCGGCTAG